From the genome of Bacteroidota bacterium:
ATTGGCAAAAGGATTGAAAACACGTAGCAGAACAAAACGCTCCAACAGATATATAATGGAAAGAAGAACTAAAGGATACGGATCAAAATAATAATTTATAAAAAGTAAAACATGGCTCGTAGTTTAAAAAAAGGATTCTTCATAGATTTCAAACTCAACAAAAGAGTTCAGGAAATTGTTGCAGGAAAAAAGAAATATGTAATTAAAACCTGGTCGCGCAGGTCAATGATTACGCCTGAGTTTGTGGGATTGACTTTAGCCGTGCACAACGGAAATAAATTTATTCCTGTTTATGTAACAGAAAATATGGTAGGACATCGGCTTGGAGAATTTTCTCCAACGCGCACTTACCGCGGACATCACGGGCACGTTAAGGCAGAAGCAAATGCTCCTGCACCTGCTCAAGCGGCAACGCCAGCACCAGCAGCAAAATAAAGTATAACGATATAAAAAAAGAAATATCATGGGAGTTCGTAAACGTGAAATGGCAGAAGCAAGAAAGGAGGAAAAAAAATCCACCTACTTCGCGAAGTTGAATAACTATCCGACTTCACCGCGCAAAATGCGCCTGCTTGCTGATTTAATCCGCA
Proteins encoded in this window:
- the rpsS gene encoding 30S ribosomal protein S19 — its product is MARSLKKGFFIDFKLNKRVQEIVAGKKKYVIKTWSRRSMITPEFVGLTLAVHNGNKFIPVYVTENMVGHRLGEFSPTRTYRGHHGHVKAEANAPAPAQAATPAPAAK